One segment of Gadus chalcogrammus isolate NIFS_2021 chromosome 8, NIFS_Gcha_1.0, whole genome shotgun sequence DNA contains the following:
- the LOC130387805 gene encoding ATP-sensitive inward rectifier potassium channel 10-like, which produces MTSATPPSSRSSSPQKVCHSQTQTDVLKPLLGSGESGGAGNLRRRRRVLSKDGRSNVRIEHISGRSALYMRDLWTTFLDMQWRYKFFLFTATFAGTWFLFGLLWYLVALVHGDLLEFDPPSNHTPCVMQMQTLTGAFLFSLETQTTIGYGFRCITEECPAAILLLIIQLVITMVMEIFITGTFLAKVARPKKRGETVKFSQHAVVSTNEGRPCLMIRVANMRKSLLLGCQVTGKLLQSSLTKEGETVRLDQRNVPFQVDTSSDSPFLILPLTFYHTIDDSSPLRAWAAKGGGWTDPDLADFELLVILSATVEPTSATCQVRTSYLPDEILWGYEFPPVVSLSPSGKYVADFAFFDKVAKTKTTPFFHSPSTDPNPSPPPPQPPPQPGYQSGRGGSVPEGTDPDKIRLEQSYRQGAQDQGRVRDSGPLSVRISNV; this is translated from the exons ATGACATCTGCCACACCCCCTTCCTCTCGTAGCTCCTCCCCTCAGAAAGTTTGCCACTCCCAGACGCAAACAGATGTTCTGAAGCCCTTATTAGGCAGCGGCGAGTCTGGAGGGGCCGGGAACTTGAGGCGGAGGAGGCGTGTGCTGTCCAAAGATGGCCGAAGCAACGTGCGCATCGAGCACATCAGCGGCAGGAGCGCGCTCTACATGCGCGACCTCTGGACCACCTTCCTGGACATGCAGTGGCGCTACAAGTTCTTCCTGTTCACGGCCACTTTCGCCGGGACCTGGTTCCTCTTCGGTCTGCTCTGGTATCTGGTGGCCCTGGTCCACGGCGACCTGTTGG AGTTCGACCCCCCGTCCAACCACACGCCGTGTGTGATGCAGATGCAGACCCTCACCGGggccttcctcttctccctggAGACGCAGACCACCATCGGCTACGGCTTCCGCTGCATCACCGAGGAGTGCCCCGcggccatcctcctcctcatcatccagCTGGTCATCACCATGGTGATGGAGATCTTCATCACCGGCACCTTTCTGGCCAAG GTGGCGCGGCCGAAGAAGCGCGGCGAAACGGTGAAGTTTTCCCAGCATGCTGTGGTGTCCACCAACGAGGGTCGCCCCTGCCTCATGATCAGGGTAGCCAACATGCGCAAGAGTCTCCTGTTAGGATGCCag gtgACGGGTAAGCTGCTCCAGTCGTCGCTCAccaaggagggggagacggtgcGTCTGGACCAGAGGAACGTGCCGTTCCAGGTGGACACCTCCAGCGACAGccccttcctcatcctcccgCTCACCTTCTACCACACCATCGACGACAGCAGCCCTTTGAGGGCCTGGGCGGccaagg gcgGCGGATGGACCGACCCTGACCTGGCCGACTTCGAGCTGCTGGTCATCCTGAGCGCCACGGTGGAGCCCACCTCGGCCACCTGCCAGGTGCGCACCTCCTACCTGCCCGACGAGATCCTGTGGGGCTACGAGTTCCCGCCcgtcgtctccctctccccgtcgGGGAAGTACGTGGCCGACTTCGCCTTCTTCGACAAGGTGGCCAAAACCAAGACCACGCCCTTTTTCCATTCGCCCTCCACAGACCCCAAcccgtcacctcctcctccacaaccccccccccagccgggcTACCAGAGCGGCAGGGGGGGGTCCGTACCGGAGGGGACCGACCCGGACAAGATCCGCCTGGAGCAGAGCTACCGGCAGGGGGCTCAGGATCAGGGGAGGGTCCGGGACAGCGGCCCGCTCAGCGTGCGCATCAGTAACGTCtga